A region of Rhizorhabdus wittichii RW1 DNA encodes the following proteins:
- a CDS encoding NAD-dependent epimerase/dehydratase (PFAM: NAD-dependent epimerase/dehydratase; short-chain dehydrogenase/reductase SDR; 3-beta hydroxysteroid dehydrogenase/isomerase; dTDP-4-dehydrorhamnose reductase; Male sterility C-terminal domain): MAILITGAAGFIGMHCSLRLLARGDSVVGIDNLNDYYPVQLKRDRVARVATEGGDRYRFIPCDFADHAALEAALAGLEIDRIIHLGAQAGVRYSIENPRAYAQSNLVGHLNILELARERRAGHLVYASSSSVYGGNETLPFRVEDRVDHPLSLYAATKKADELMSETYAHLYRLPQTGLRFFTVYGPWGRPDMALWLFTDAILRGRPIQVFNGGEMRRDFTYIDDIVTGVVAALDHPPADDGQAKAGGSVSPHAVYNIGNHRSEELTRLIDLIEAACGRPAIREMKPMQPGDVRETFADIGAIERDLGFRPTTDISDGVPRFVDWFRDYHGI, encoded by the coding sequence ATGGCGATTCTCATAACCGGCGCCGCCGGCTTCATCGGCATGCATTGTTCGCTGCGCCTGCTCGCCCGCGGGGACAGCGTCGTCGGGATCGACAATCTCAACGATTATTACCCGGTCCAGCTCAAGCGCGACCGGGTCGCCAGGGTCGCGACCGAGGGCGGCGACCGCTATCGCTTCATCCCGTGCGACTTCGCCGATCATGCGGCGCTGGAGGCGGCGCTCGCGGGGCTGGAGATCGACCGGATCATCCATCTCGGCGCGCAGGCCGGGGTCCGCTACTCGATCGAGAATCCGCGCGCCTATGCGCAGAGCAACCTCGTCGGCCACCTCAACATCCTCGAGCTGGCGCGCGAGCGCCGGGCCGGGCATCTCGTCTACGCCTCCTCCTCTTCGGTCTATGGCGGCAACGAGACGCTGCCCTTCCGGGTCGAGGACCGGGTCGATCATCCGCTGTCGCTCTATGCCGCCACCAAGAAGGCGGACGAGCTGATGAGCGAGACCTATGCCCATCTCTATCGCCTGCCGCAGACCGGCCTGCGCTTCTTCACCGTCTATGGCCCCTGGGGACGTCCCGACATGGCGCTGTGGCTGTTCACCGACGCGATCCTGCGGGGGCGGCCGATCCAGGTGTTCAACGGCGGCGAGATGCGGCGCGACTTCACCTATATCGACGACATCGTCACCGGCGTCGTCGCGGCGCTCGACCATCCGCCGGCCGACGACGGGCAGGCGAAGGCGGGCGGCAGCGTCTCGCCCCACGCCGTCTACAATATCGGCAATCATCGGTCGGAGGAGCTGACCCGGCTGATCGACCTGATCGAGGCGGCGTGCGGCCGCCCGGCGATCCGCGAGATGAAGCCGATGCAGCCCGGCGACGTGCGCGAGACCTTCGCCGACATCGGCGCGATCGAGCGCGACCTGGGCTTCCGCCCGACCACCGACATCAGCGACGGCGTTCCCCGCTTCGTCGACTGGTTTCGCGACTATCATGGGATATGA
- a CDS encoding Carboxymethylenebutenolidase (PFAM: dienelactone hydrolase), with protein sequence MDDEDLKARAIALYDRFTHGAQDRRAFMADMTRLAGGAAAAQVLVATIAADPAAAAIVAEDDKRLTARMVHWPGANGHQLFGYMAIPKKHAKKPPAVLVVHENRGLQPYTRDVARRLAVAGFVGVALDFLSPQGGTPADEDKARAMIAALDIPAATADGVATIDWLAAHKLLSGKVGVVGFCWGGAMADRLAVAAGPALKASVAFYGPPPPPADAAKVKAAMLLHYAGSDDRVNAGAAPWVQALQAAHVDVRRFDYPGTQHAFHNDTSAARYDEAAATLAWDRTITFLREKLA encoded by the coding sequence ATGGACGACGAGGATCTGAAGGCCCGCGCGATCGCGCTCTACGACCGCTTCACCCATGGCGCGCAGGATCGCCGCGCCTTCATGGCCGACATGACCCGCCTGGCCGGCGGTGCCGCCGCCGCGCAGGTGCTGGTCGCCACGATCGCCGCCGATCCCGCCGCCGCCGCGATCGTCGCCGAGGACGACAAACGGCTGACCGCGCGGATGGTCCATTGGCCGGGCGCCAACGGCCATCAGCTGTTCGGCTATATGGCGATCCCGAAGAAGCATGCGAAGAAGCCGCCCGCCGTCCTCGTCGTCCATGAGAATCGCGGGTTGCAGCCCTATACCAGGGACGTCGCCCGGCGGCTGGCGGTCGCCGGCTTCGTCGGCGTCGCGCTCGACTTCCTGTCGCCGCAGGGCGGCACCCCCGCCGACGAGGACAAGGCGCGCGCGATGATCGCCGCGCTCGACATTCCCGCCGCCACCGCCGACGGGGTGGCGACGATCGACTGGCTCGCCGCGCACAAGCTGCTGAGCGGCAAGGTCGGGGTGGTCGGCTTCTGCTGGGGCGGCGCGATGGCCGATCGACTGGCGGTCGCCGCAGGCCCCGCGCTGAAGGCCTCCGTCGCCTTCTACGGCCCGCCCCCGCCGCCCGCCGACGCCGCGAAGGTGAAGGCCGCCATGCTGCTCCACTATGCGGGCAGCGACGACCGGGTGAACGCGGGCGCCGCGCCCTGGGTGCAGGCGCTCCAGGCCGCGCATGTCGACGTCCGCCGGTTCGACTATCCCGGCACCCAGCATGCCTTCCACAACGACACGTCGGCGGCGCGCTACGATGAGGCGGCCGCGACGCTCGCCTGGGACCGGACCATCACCTTCCTGCGGGAGAAGCTGGCATGA
- a CDS encoding Glutathione S-transferase, N-terminal domain (PFAM: Glutathione S-transferase, N-terminal domain) encodes MNDELVLYGNPRSRAQMVRFMLEELGVPYRLAVVDFEKGENRQADYLAINPMGKVPAIVHRGVTVTETGAIIAYLADAFPEKGLAPAIDDPRRGTWLRWLFFAAGAFEPALLDTMLKRPEAPRSTAGYGSYADVLGALDTMLDPGPWILGDRFSAADVYVGAELAWASMFGAPGIADHPRIAAYVERIRDRPAYRKTTGA; translated from the coding sequence ATGAACGACGAGCTGGTCCTCTACGGCAACCCGCGCTCGCGCGCGCAGATGGTCCGTTTCATGCTGGAGGAGCTCGGCGTCCCCTATCGCCTGGCGGTCGTCGACTTCGAGAAGGGCGAGAACCGGCAGGCCGACTATCTCGCGATCAATCCGATGGGCAAGGTGCCCGCGATCGTCCATCGCGGCGTGACGGTGACCGAGACCGGCGCGATCATCGCCTATCTGGCCGATGCCTTTCCCGAGAAGGGGCTGGCGCCCGCCATCGACGATCCGCGCCGCGGCACCTGGCTGCGCTGGCTGTTCTTCGCTGCCGGGGCGTTCGAGCCGGCACTGCTCGACACGATGTTGAAGCGGCCCGAGGCGCCGCGCTCGACCGCGGGCTATGGCAGCTATGCCGACGTGCTGGGCGCGCTCGACACGATGCTCGATCCCGGTCCCTGGATATTGGGCGATCGGTTCAGCGCCGCCGACGTCTATGTCGGCGCGGAGCTCGCCTGGGCGTCGATGTTCGGAGCGCCCGGCATCGCCGACCATCCCCGCATCGCCGCCTATGTCGAGCGGATCAGGGACCGTCCCGCCTATCGGAAGACGACGGGCGCCTGA
- a CDS encoding glycosyl transferase, WecB/TagA/CpsF family (TIGRFAM: glycosyl transferase, WecB/TagA/CpsF family~PFAM: glycosyl transferase WecB/TagA/CpsF): MDYLGLRFDQLDEDAVVARLRARTADAPFAYLVTPNVDHVVRLSRLPDDAGEWRAYRRAGWLLCDSRILALLASFRGVRLPVVPGSDLTARLFRDLAAPGDRIALIGGREGDLAILSGLRPDLVWAQHVPPMGLRDDPAARAAAARFAIDSGARFILIAIGSPQQELIAAEMLDQPDAQGTALCIGASIDFLVGREKRAPRWMRRLALEWLHRLLSDPARLWRRYLVEGPRILWLAWRFRRPSSSDRRDGP; encoded by the coding sequence ATGGACTATCTCGGCCTGCGCTTCGACCAGCTCGACGAGGACGCGGTGGTCGCCCGGCTGCGGGCGCGGACGGCGGATGCGCCCTTCGCCTATCTCGTCACCCCCAATGTCGACCATGTCGTGCGGCTGTCGCGGCTGCCCGACGATGCCGGGGAATGGCGCGCCTATCGGCGGGCCGGCTGGCTGCTGTGCGACAGCCGCATCCTGGCGCTGCTCGCCTCCTTCCGAGGCGTCCGCCTGCCGGTGGTGCCCGGCAGCGACCTGACCGCCCGGCTGTTCCGCGACCTTGCCGCGCCGGGGGACCGGATCGCCCTGATCGGCGGGCGGGAGGGCGACCTCGCCATCCTGTCAGGCCTCCGTCCCGACCTCGTCTGGGCCCAGCACGTTCCGCCGATGGGCCTGCGCGACGATCCCGCCGCGCGCGCCGCCGCCGCTCGCTTCGCCATCGACAGCGGCGCGCGCTTCATCCTGATCGCGATCGGATCGCCGCAGCAGGAGCTGATCGCCGCCGAGATGCTCGACCAACCCGATGCGCAGGGCACCGCGCTCTGCATCGGCGCGTCGATCGACTTCCTGGTCGGGCGCGAGAAGCGCGCGCCGCGCTGGATGCGGCGACTGGCGCTCGAATGGCTCCATCGGCTGCTGTCCGATCCGGCCCGGTTGTGGCGCCGCTACCTGGTCGAAGGACCGCGCATCCTGTGGCTCGCCTGGCGGTTCAGGCGCCCGTCGTCTTCCGATAGGCGGGACGGTCCCTGA
- a CDS encoding protein of unknown function UPF0005 (PFAM: protein of unknown function UPF0005), with translation MANWSDPRVNAAPAATRAGVADAAFDAGLRSYMLSIYNYMASGVLLTGIVALLFAESGLAAQLFVTPLRWLIVLAPLAFIMVLSFGINKLSTTAAQGLFWAFAAVMGLSMSSLFLAYTGSSIAITFFATATAFAALSLWGYTTKKDLSGFGTFLIMGVVGLLVASLLNIFFKSPALNLAISAIGVLLFAGLTAYDTQKIKSMYFYVAGTDFAGKAVVMGALTLYLDFVNMFTFLLQFMGDRR, from the coding sequence ATGGCAAACTGGTCCGACCCCCGGGTAAATGCCGCGCCCGCCGCGACACGAGCGGGTGTGGCTGACGCAGCCTTTGACGCCGGTCTGCGGTCCTACATGCTCTCGATCTACAATTACATGGCGTCGGGCGTCCTGCTGACGGGCATCGTCGCGCTGCTCTTCGCCGAATCCGGCCTGGCCGCGCAGCTTTTCGTCACGCCGCTCCGCTGGCTGATCGTCCTCGCGCCGCTGGCCTTCATCATGGTGCTGAGCTTCGGCATCAACAAGCTGTCGACCACGGCGGCGCAGGGCCTGTTCTGGGCCTTCGCGGCGGTGATGGGCCTGTCGATGTCGTCGCTGTTCCTGGCCTATACCGGCTCGTCGATCGCGATCACCTTCTTCGCGACCGCGACCGCCTTCGCCGCGCTCAGCCTGTGGGGCTACACCACCAAGAAGGACCTGTCGGGCTTCGGCACCTTCCTGATCATGGGCGTCGTCGGCCTGCTGGTGGCCTCGCTGCTCAACATCTTCTTCAAGTCGCCGGCGCTGAACCTGGCGATCAGCGCCATCGGCGTGCTGCTGTTCGCGGGCCTGACCGCCTATGACACGCAGAAGATCAAGAGCATGTACTTCTACGTCGCCGGCACCGATTTCGCCGGCAAGGCGGTGGTGATGGGTGCGCTCACCCTCTACCTCGACTTCGTCAACATGTTCACCTTCCTGCTGCAGTTCATGGGCGATCGCCGCTGA
- a CDS encoding 2'-5' RNA ligase (TIGRFAM: 2'-5' RNA ligase~PFAM: Phosphoesterase, HXTX) — translation MHRLFIALRPPLPMREALLAAMGDIPGARWQDDAQLHLTLRFVGEVDRHVAEDIAAALGAVSHPAFALRLDGVGCFDRRGRIDNIWAGVTPHQPVKSLHAAVTAALVRAGIAPEERAFVPHITLARFARGQAPSGTLPMDSLWPAPVEGRFDHFLLYESHLGASGASYSAIARYRLG, via the coding sequence ATGCACCGCCTGTTCATAGCCCTGCGTCCGCCGCTTCCGATGCGCGAGGCGCTGCTCGCCGCGATGGGCGACATCCCCGGCGCGCGCTGGCAGGACGACGCGCAGCTCCACCTCACCCTCCGCTTCGTCGGCGAGGTCGACCGCCATGTCGCGGAGGACATCGCCGCGGCGCTCGGCGCGGTGTCGCACCCGGCCTTCGCGCTGCGGCTCGACGGGGTCGGCTGCTTCGACCGGCGCGGCCGGATCGACAATATCTGGGCGGGCGTGACCCCGCACCAGCCGGTGAAATCGCTCCATGCGGCGGTGACGGCAGCGCTCGTCCGGGCGGGGATCGCCCCCGAGGAGCGGGCGTTCGTGCCGCACATCACCCTCGCCCGCTTCGCGCGCGGCCAGGCGCCATCGGGGACGCTGCCGATGGACAGCCTCTGGCCGGCCCCTGTCGAGGGGCGCTTCGATCATTTCCTGCTCTATGAGAGCCATCTCGGCGCGTCGGGCGCCAGCTATTCGGCGATCGCGCGCTACAGGCTCGGCTGA
- a CDS encoding protein tyrosine phosphatase (PFAM: low molecular weight phosphotyrosine protein phosphatase) has protein sequence MIESRPPRILFVCLGNICRSPLAEAAMRAAAEREDIPVEVDSAGTGDWHVGKAPDRRAIATARRHGLDISGLRARQVGVDDFRAFDRLVALDRSNLDALRALAPDDGRAELSLLLDHVAGREGEDVADPYFGEDEGFEQAWRDIGAGVDGLLAEIGCQPSL, from the coding sequence ATGATCGAGAGCCGGCCGCCGCGCATCCTGTTCGTCTGTCTGGGGAACATCTGTCGCTCCCCCCTGGCGGAGGCGGCGATGCGCGCGGCGGCCGAGCGCGAGGACATCCCGGTCGAGGTCGATTCCGCCGGCACCGGCGACTGGCATGTCGGCAAGGCGCCCGATCGCCGCGCGATCGCGACCGCGCGGCGCCATGGCCTCGACATTAGCGGGTTGCGCGCCCGCCAGGTCGGCGTCGACGACTTCCGCGCCTTCGACCGGCTGGTCGCGCTCGACCGCAGCAACCTCGACGCGCTCCGCGCTCTAGCCCCCGATGACGGACGGGCGGAGCTGTCGCTGTTGCTCGACCATGTCGCGGGCCGCGAGGGAGAGGATGTCGCCGATCCCTATTTCGGCGAGGACGAGGGCTTCGAACAGGCCTGGCGCGACATCGGCGCCGGGGTCGACGGCTTGCTTGCCGAGATCGGCTGTCAGCCGAGCCTGTAG
- a CDS encoding superoxide dismutase, copper/zinc binding (PFAM: superoxide dismutase, copper/zinc binding): MSRTRSLSMGLLAALPILLAAPAAALAHDHGHGGGGAMADLIDGQGQTKGKATIRQGKDGIEVDVKAVGLPAGVHAVHVHTTGTCTGPDFTSAGGHWNPGKKQHGHDNPAGAHMGDMPNMTVGADGTGELRTVIKGGMLTGGAAPLLDADGAAVVVHAAADDYKTDPTGNAGGRLACGVIKAE, encoded by the coding sequence ATGTCCCGCACTCGTTCGCTTTCGATGGGCCTTCTTGCCGCCCTGCCGATCCTGCTCGCCGCGCCCGCCGCGGCGCTGGCGCATGATCATGGTCATGGCGGCGGCGGAGCGATGGCCGACCTGATCGACGGCCAGGGCCAGACCAAGGGCAAGGCGACGATCCGCCAGGGCAAGGACGGCATCGAGGTCGACGTCAAGGCGGTCGGCCTGCCTGCCGGCGTCCACGCCGTCCACGTCCACACCACCGGCACCTGCACCGGCCCCGACTTCACCAGCGCGGGCGGGCATTGGAACCCTGGCAAGAAGCAGCACGGCCACGACAATCCGGCCGGCGCGCATATGGGCGACATGCCGAACATGACGGTCGGCGCCGACGGTACCGGCGAACTCCGGACCGTGATCAAGGGCGGGATGCTGACCGGCGGCGCCGCGCCGCTGCTCGACGCGGACGGCGCCGCCGTCGTCGTCCATGCCGCCGCCGACGACTATAAGACCGATCCGACCGGCAATGCCGGCGGTCGTCTCGCCTGCGGCGTGATCAAGGCCGAATGA